Part of the Xanthomonas sp. SI genome is shown below.
ATCAGCGGCATCCGCAGCGCCGACGACTACCTGCGCGTGTCCGCGGCGCTGCAGAACACCTCGGTGGTGCGGCGCATCGTGCCGATCCAGGCCAGCGGCGACCGCCTGGAACTGGACCTTGACCTGCTCAGCGGCGTGTCCGGCCTGAACCGCATGCTCGGCGCCGACAGCCCGCTGCAGCCGGTGACGGTGCCGGTCGAGGGCGGGCCGATCATCCTCAACACCGAGCGCACGGAGTACCGGCTCAAATGATGCTGTCCCCCGAGGCGGAAATCGCCCAGTTCCTGCGCCGCCTGAAATGGGCCGCGGTGATCCTGGGCGTGCTGTGGGTGATCGCGCTGCTGGCGCCGATTCTGACCCCGTTCGTGCTGGCGCTGCTGCTGGGCTGGCTCGGCGATCCGCTGGTCGATCGCCTGGAGCGCGCCGGCCGTTCGCGCAACATGGCGGTCACCCTGGTGTTCGTGCTGATGGTGCTGTTGCTGGTGCTGGCGCTGCTGATCCTGGTGCCGATGCTGGAGCGGCAGATCGTCACCTTCATCGACGTGCTGCCGCAGGCGCGCGACTGGTTCACCGGCACCGCGATCCCGTGGGCCGAGCAGAAGACCGGGCTGCAGCTGATGGCCTGGCTGGATCCGGAGCGGCTGATCGAATGGATCCGCGGCCACTGGCAGCAGGCCGGCGGCGTCGCCGCGACCTTCTTCGGCTATCTGTCGCGCTCGGGCTTCGCGATGGTCACCTGGGTGGTGAACCTGGTGCTGCTGCCGATCCTGACCTTCTACTTCCTGCGCGACTGGGACATCCTGGTCGAGCGCGTGGCCGCGACCATCCCGCGCAACCACGTCGCCACCGTCGGCCGCCTGGCGCGGCAGTCCAACGACGTGCTGGGCGCGTTCATCCGCGGCCAGTTCCTGGTGATGCTGGCGCTGGGAGTGATCTACGCCGGCGGGCTGAGCCTGATCGGGCTCAACCTGGGCCTGCTGATCGGCATCGTCGCCGGCCTGATCAGCTTCATCCCGTACCTGGGCGCGACCACCGGCATCCTGCTGGCGATCCTGGCGGCGCTGGTCCAGTCCAAGGGCTTCGACCTGCAACTGATGATCCTGGTCGGCGTGGTGTTCACCGTCGGCCAGTTGCTGGAAAGCTACGTGCTGACCCCGCGCATCGTCGGCGACAAGATCGGCCTGCACCCGGTGGCGGTGATCTTCGCGGTGATGGCCGGCGGCCAGCTGTTCGGCTTCCTCGGCATGCTGCTGGCGTTGCCGGTGGCGGCGGTGGCCAACGTGCTGCTGCACTACCTGCACGAGCAATACCGGCAGAGCGAGCTGTATGCGGGCGACAAATCGGCGATCCTGCTCGATGGCAGCGCCGAGCGCGCGCCGCTGATCGAACTGCCGCCGCGTAGCCCCGACCAGCCGTGAGCGTGCCGCAGCTGCCGTTGGCGTTGCGCTATCCGCCGGAGCAGCGCTTCGATCGCTATGTCGGCGCCCCGGCCGGGTTGCTGGCGCAATTGCAGGCCGTCGCCGACGGCAGCGACGTGGACTGGATCTACCTGTCCGGTCCCGCCGGCACCGGCAAGACCCATCTGGCGCTGGCGCTGTGCGCGGCCGCCGAGCAGGCTGGGCGCAGTGCCGCCTACCTACCGCTGCAGGCCGCATCCGGGCGCCTGCGCGACGCGCTGGAAGCGCTGGAAGGCCGCGACCTGGTCGCGCTGGACGGGCTGGAGGCGATCGCCGGGCAGCGCGAGGACGAAGTGGCGCTGTTCGATTTCCACAACCGTGCGCGCAGCGCCGGGGTGACCCTGCTGTACACCGCGCAGGCGATGCCCGACGGCCTGGCGCTGACCTTGCCCGACCTGCGCTCGCGGCTGGCGCAATGCACGCGCATCGCGCTGTCGCCGCTGGACGATGCCGGCCGTGCCGCGGTGCTGCGCGAGCGCGCGCAACGGCGCGGGCTGGTGCTGGAAGATGCGGCGATCGACTGGCTGCTGACCCATGCCGGCCGCGACCTGGCCGGCCTGGTCGCGCTGCTGGAACGCCTGGACCGCGAATCGCTGGCGGCGCAGCGGCGGGTCACGGTGCCGTTTTTGCGCAGGCTGGGAATGGGGAGTGGGGAATCGGGAATGGGGAAAAGCTGAGCACGCCCGCGTCCGCATGAAGCGGCTGGCGGCAGGCTTTCCAAACCCGGATTCGATCGCCGTGCGCGCTGGGCGTGAAGTCGCTGGAACTCAGCTTTTGCCGAATCCCGAATCCCGAATCCCCAATCCCGGCGCGCGACCCAGCTCTCCATCCAACTCCGCCAGTCGCTGCGGCGTCCCCACATCGGTCCAGCGGCCGCGATGGTGCAGGCCGTGGATGCGGCCGGCGGCCATGTGCGCACGCAGGATCGGCGCCAGCGCGAAGCGCGGTGGCGTGGCGTGGTCGGCAATCGGCGTGGCGAATGCCGCCTGCCAGTCGCGCAGCAGCTCCGGCCGATAGACGCCCACGCCGGCGTAGGTCAGCAGCGGCGCGCCGTCGCTGCGCAGCGTGGCATCGGCATGCAGCGCGAAATCGCCGTGCGCGGCGTAGGCCGGCGGATCGACCAGCGCCAGTTGCGCCAGTCCGGCCGGTTCCGGCGCCAGCTGCGCGAAATCGAAATCGGTCCAGATGTCGCCGTTGACCAGCAGGAACGGCGCCGGCCCGAGCAGCGGCAACGCGTGCAGCATGCCGCCGCCGGTCTCCAACGGCGTGGCGCCTTCGTAGGAATAGGCGATGCGCAGGCCGAACGCGCTGCCGTCGCCGAGCGCCTGCGGGAACT
Proteins encoded:
- a CDS encoding AI-2E family transporter: MMLSPEAEIAQFLRRLKWAAVILGVLWVIALLAPILTPFVLALLLGWLGDPLVDRLERAGRSRNMAVTLVFVLMVLLLVLALLILVPMLERQIVTFIDVLPQARDWFTGTAIPWAEQKTGLQLMAWLDPERLIEWIRGHWQQAGGVAATFFGYLSRSGFAMVTWVVNLVLLPILTFYFLRDWDILVERVAATIPRNHVATVGRLARQSNDVLGAFIRGQFLVMLALGVIYAGGLSLIGLNLGLLIGIVAGLISFIPYLGATTGILLAILAALVQSKGFDLQLMILVGVVFTVGQLLESYVLTPRIVGDKIGLHPVAVIFAVMAGGQLFGFLGMLLALPVAAVANVLLHYLHEQYRQSELYAGDKSAILLDGSAERAPLIELPPRSPDQP
- the hda gene encoding DnaA regulatory inactivator Hda, producing MSVPQLPLALRYPPEQRFDRYVGAPAGLLAQLQAVADGSDVDWIYLSGPAGTGKTHLALALCAAAEQAGRSAAYLPLQAASGRLRDALEALEGRDLVALDGLEAIAGQREDEVALFDFHNRARSAGVTLLYTAQAMPDGLALTLPDLRSRLAQCTRIALSPLDDAGRAAVLRERAQRRGLVLEDAAIDWLLTHAGRDLAGLVALLERLDRESLAAQRRVTVPFLRRLGMGSGESGMGKS
- the murU gene encoding N-acetylmuramate alpha-1-phosphate uridylyltransferase MurU, with amino-acid sequence MKALIFAAGFGERMRPLTERTPKPLLAVGGTPLIVWHLRKLAALGVREVVINTSWLAEQFPQALGDGSAFGLRIAYSYEGATPLETGGGMLHALPLLGPAPFLLVNGDIWTDFDFAQLAPEPAGLAQLALVDPPAYAAHGDFALHADATLRSDGAPLLTYAGVGVYRPELLRDWQAAFATPIADHATPPRFALAPILRAHMAAGRIHGLHHRGRWTDVGTPQRLAELDGELGRAPGLGIRDSGFGKS